In Streptomyces sp. NBC_01408, one DNA window encodes the following:
- a CDS encoding HD-GYP domain-containing protein: MRAAAAWTVRGAAALLTVVALGHTLWSGLVEPGVALAFGTLVTVGELARRDGRDAAGHLPAEDRQPAPLGSAGALAYALLGQNAGQPTHHGVLQTVAVVVAAALVGIVPHIARGRGPALDHVARRVLTVGFAAVCFQPLYNSGRLEDRLGQSPYLVLFLVLLLGLTALCDAVLAAALAGARTGWPYGPLLRDELRAQLGIGSAICATGVVMALGAAVAGLWALPVFSVPLLLTQMSFHRITAIRTTYRQTITSLARATEIAGYTPPGHSRRVAALSCAVGRELGLSERELTVLEYAALMHDIGQLALVDPVPDGATAQLPPAEARRIAGLGGEVARQTGVPAEVAVVVERQADPYREQPVAARIVRAVNAYDDLACGGRHPGGSLAALEQLRLGTGQDYQPEVVECLARVLARGGRDRVVPVPPG; encoded by the coding sequence GTGAGGGCCGCCGCCGCGTGGACCGTCCGCGGCGCGGCGGCCCTGCTGACGGTCGTCGCGCTCGGGCACACCCTCTGGTCCGGCCTGGTCGAACCCGGTGTGGCCCTGGCCTTCGGCACCCTGGTCACCGTAGGCGAGCTCGCCCGCCGCGACGGCCGCGACGCCGCCGGTCACCTCCCGGCCGAGGACCGCCAGCCCGCACCGCTCGGCTCCGCCGGAGCCCTCGCCTACGCCCTGCTCGGCCAGAACGCCGGGCAGCCCACCCACCACGGGGTGCTCCAGACCGTCGCGGTCGTCGTCGCCGCGGCCCTCGTCGGGATCGTCCCGCACATCGCGCGCGGCCGCGGCCCGGCCCTCGACCACGTGGCCCGCCGGGTCCTCACCGTCGGCTTCGCCGCCGTCTGTTTCCAGCCGCTCTACAACTCCGGGAGGCTGGAGGACCGGCTCGGCCAGAGCCCGTACCTCGTGCTCTTCCTGGTCCTTCTGCTCGGCCTCACCGCCCTGTGCGACGCGGTGCTCGCCGCCGCGCTCGCCGGGGCCCGCACCGGCTGGCCGTACGGTCCCCTGCTGCGCGACGAGCTGCGCGCCCAGCTCGGCATCGGCTCCGCGATCTGCGCCACCGGGGTGGTGATGGCGCTGGGCGCGGCCGTCGCCGGGCTGTGGGCCCTGCCCGTGTTCAGCGTGCCCCTGCTGCTGACCCAGATGTCCTTCCACCGGATCACCGCCATCCGCACCACCTACCGCCAGACCATCACCTCCCTCGCCCGGGCCACCGAGATCGCCGGCTACACCCCGCCGGGGCACTCCCGCCGGGTCGCCGCCCTGAGCTGCGCCGTCGGCCGGGAGCTGGGCCTGTCGGAGCGGGAGCTCACAGTCCTGGAGTACGCGGCCCTGATGCACGACATCGGGCAGCTCGCCCTCGTCGACCCGGTCCCGGACGGGGCCACCGCGCAGCTGCCCCCCGCCGAGGCCCGCCGGATCGCCGGGCTCGGCGGGGAGGTGGCCCGCCAGACCGGGGTGCCCGCCGAGGTCGCCGTGGTGGTGGAGCGGCAGGCCGACCCGTACCGGGAGCAGCCCGTCGCCGCCCGGATCGTGCGCGCGGTGAACGCGTACGACGACCTGGCCTGCGGGGGCCGTCACCCGGGCGGCTCACTGGCCGCCCTGGAACAGCTGCGCCTGGGCACCGGCCAGGACTACCAGCCGGAGGTCGTGGAGTGCCTGGCGAGGGTTCTGGCCAGGGGCGGGCGTGACAGAGTTGTTCCCGTCCCACCTGGGTAA
- a CDS encoding DUF3703 domain-containing protein — MTRIPMPPPVRAAFEAELARAGAAAPDTEAMWTALERAHVLSQNWAWPHTRAHWHMFRLAVRCRDRKETAGQVLRMLVAGPGSLAGRVPQGNSGRTRAGLLTPMPVPDDLRALLGGA; from the coding sequence ATGACACGCATCCCGATGCCGCCCCCCGTACGCGCCGCCTTCGAGGCGGAGCTGGCCCGAGCCGGGGCCGCCGCCCCCGACACCGAGGCCATGTGGACCGCCCTGGAACGGGCCCACGTCCTGTCCCAGAACTGGGCCTGGCCGCACACCCGGGCCCACTGGCACATGTTCCGCCTCGCCGTGCGCTGCCGGGACCGCAAGGAGACGGCAGGGCAGGTCCTGCGGATGCTCGTGGCGGGCCCCGGTTCGCTCGCAGGGCGCGTTCCGCAGGGCAACAGCGGCCGCACCCGGGCGGGCCTGCTGACGCCGATGCCCGTGCCGGACGATCTGCGGGCCCTGCTCGGCGGCGCGTAG
- a CDS encoding GntR family transcriptional regulator, which translates to MATEGAITEPESGAATRTARVPKYYRLKRHLLDMTETLPPGTPVPPERTLAAEFDTSRTTVRQALQELVVEGRLERIQGKGTFVAKPKVSQPLQLSSYTEDMRAQGLEPTSQLLDIGYVTADDTLAGLLKITTGGRVLRIERLRLASGEPMAIETTHLSAKRFPALRRSLVKYTSLYTALAEVYDVRLAEAEETIETSLATPREAGLLGTDVGLPMLMLSRHSLDADGEPVEWVRSVYRGDRYKFVARLKRPAV; encoded by the coding sequence ATGGCCACCGAAGGGGCGATCACGGAGCCGGAAAGCGGGGCAGCCACTCGCACGGCGCGCGTACCCAAGTACTACCGACTCAAGCGGCACTTGCTCGACATGACCGAGACACTGCCGCCCGGCACACCCGTACCGCCGGAGCGCACGCTCGCGGCCGAATTCGACACCTCGCGGACCACCGTCCGCCAGGCGCTCCAGGAGCTCGTCGTCGAGGGACGGCTGGAACGCATCCAGGGCAAGGGCACCTTCGTCGCCAAGCCCAAGGTCTCCCAGCCGCTCCAACTCTCCTCCTACACGGAGGACATGCGGGCCCAGGGGCTGGAACCGACCTCCCAGCTGCTGGACATCGGCTACGTGACGGCCGACGACACCCTGGCCGGCCTGCTCAAGATCACCACCGGCGGACGGGTGCTGCGCATCGAGCGGCTGCGCCTGGCCAGCGGCGAGCCGATGGCCATCGAGACCACGCACCTGTCGGCCAAGCGCTTCCCCGCGCTGCGCCGTTCCCTCGTCAAGTACACCTCCCTCTACACGGCGCTCGCCGAGGTGTACGACGTGCGCCTCGCCGAGGCCGAGGAGACGATCGAGACCTCGCTGGCCACGCCGCGCGAGGCCGGACTGCTCGGCACCGACGTGGGCCTGCCGATGCTGATGCTCTCCCGCCACTCGCTGGACGCCGACGGCGAACCGGTCGAATGGGTGCGTTCGGTGTACCGCGGGGACCGCTACAAGTTCGTCGCCCGGCTCAAGCGCCCCGCCGTCTGA
- a CDS encoding helix-turn-helix transcriptional regulator: protein MATAHAHHSVQVVAALDGDDLLLAGPSGEPFACRAYVVPAGVRHAVLRGTERGLLLHYDPASAAGRLLTARAGVAEGLLPPGLPAEPFDAACALDRVLLAEVLPAAARHPGLARVVAWLPGRDGVRLSEAAAVAGLSESRLAHLFRAELGLPFRSYVLWLRLMRAAELAARGHTLTDAAHGAGFSDGAHLSRVCRRMFGIAPSESRRIRWR, encoded by the coding sequence GTGGCCACCGCGCACGCGCACCACTCCGTACAGGTCGTCGCCGCGCTGGACGGCGACGACCTGCTGCTGGCGGGCCCCTCCGGGGAGCCCTTCGCCTGCCGGGCGTACGTGGTGCCGGCCGGCGTACGGCACGCCGTGCTGCGCGGCACGGAGCGCGGGCTGCTGCTGCACTACGACCCGGCCTCGGCCGCGGGGCGCCTGCTCACGGCGCGGGCGGGGGTCGCGGAGGGGCTGCTGCCGCCCGGGCTGCCCGCCGAGCCCTTCGACGCGGCGTGCGCGCTGGACCGCGTACTGCTGGCGGAGGTGCTGCCCGCCGCGGCCCGGCATCCCGGGCTGGCCCGGGTCGTTGCCTGGCTGCCCGGGCGGGACGGCGTACGACTGTCGGAGGCGGCCGCGGTGGCGGGGCTGTCCGAGAGCAGGCTGGCCCACCTGTTCCGGGCGGAGCTGGGGCTGCCGTTCCGCTCGTACGTGCTGTGGCTGCGGCTGATGCGGGCGGCGGAACTCGCCGCGCGGGGGCACACCCTGACGGACGCTGCGCACGGGGCGGGCTTCTCCGACGGCGCGCACCTCAGCCGGGTGTGCCGCCGGATGTTCGGGATCGCGCCGTCGGAGTCCCGCCGGATCCGGTGGCGGTAG
- a CDS encoding carbon starvation CstA family protein has product MPEPETTGTERDVASPGTTPGSPSARSIAVWVLVGLIGALGWGVLALSRGEEISAAWLLAAALGSYAIGYRFYARFIAHRVLKVDKTRATPAERLDNGVDFHPTDRRVLFGHHFAAVAGAGPLVGPVLAAQMGYLPGTIWIVAGVIFAGAVQDMVTLFFSTRRDGRSLGQMARDEIGPVGGAAALVAVFAIMIILLAVLALVIVNALAHSPWGVFSIGMTIPIALFMGFYLRVLRPGRVTEVSAIGVALLLLAIVAGGWVAESSLAETFTLEKETLVVWMIGYGFVASVLPVWMLLAPRDYLSTFMKVGTIALLALGVVIAMPTLKMPAVTDFAARGDGPVFAGSMFPFVFITIACGALSGFHSLVSSGTTPKMIQKETQVRVIGYGAMLTESFVAIMAMIAASIIDPGLFFAVNSPPGVIGTTVETASAAVTNFGFAISPEALAQAAKDVEEASLLSRTGGAPTFALGMAEIFSAVIGGAGMKAFWYHFAIMFEALFILTTVDAGTRVGRFMLQDTLGNVHKSFRNVSWKPGVWLASAIVVGGWGYFLWVGIKDPLGGINQLFPLFGIANQLLAAVALAVCTTLLVKSGRLKWAWVTGVPLAWDVAVTLTASYQKIFSEDVKVGFFAQRDKYQAGIDADKVLPPAKNMGEMHTVVTNATVDGVLSVLFAVLIIIVLLDAARTCFKAISNPESVKLSEAPWTESKIVAPAGLIPTPEERAELAAAGLDSGGGAVKEPVSS; this is encoded by the coding sequence ATGCCTGAACCGGAAACAACGGGGACAGAACGGGACGTGGCGAGTCCGGGCACCACGCCGGGCTCGCCCTCTGCGAGGTCCATCGCCGTATGGGTGCTCGTCGGCCTCATCGGGGCCCTCGGCTGGGGCGTGCTGGCCCTCTCGCGCGGCGAGGAGATCTCGGCCGCCTGGCTGCTCGCCGCCGCACTGGGCTCGTACGCGATCGGCTACCGCTTCTACGCGCGCTTCATCGCGCACCGCGTACTGAAGGTGGACAAGACGCGGGCCACCCCCGCCGAACGCCTTGACAACGGTGTCGACTTCCACCCGACCGACCGGCGGGTGCTCTTCGGCCACCACTTCGCCGCCGTCGCCGGCGCCGGCCCGCTCGTCGGGCCCGTGCTCGCCGCCCAGATGGGCTACCTGCCGGGCACCATCTGGATCGTCGCGGGCGTCATCTTCGCAGGCGCCGTCCAGGACATGGTCACGCTGTTCTTCTCCACCCGCCGCGACGGGCGTTCGCTCGGCCAGATGGCCCGGGACGAGATCGGCCCCGTCGGCGGAGCCGCCGCCCTGGTGGCCGTGTTCGCAATCATGATCATCCTGCTGGCGGTGCTGGCGCTGGTCATCGTCAACGCGCTGGCCCACTCCCCCTGGGGCGTCTTCTCCATCGGCATGACCATCCCGATCGCCCTCTTCATGGGCTTCTACCTCCGCGTGCTGCGGCCGGGCCGGGTCACCGAAGTCTCCGCCATAGGCGTCGCGCTGCTCCTGCTCGCCATCGTCGCGGGCGGCTGGGTCGCGGAGTCCTCGCTGGCCGAGACCTTCACCCTGGAGAAGGAGACGCTGGTCGTCTGGATGATCGGGTACGGCTTCGTCGCGTCGGTACTGCCGGTGTGGATGCTGCTCGCCCCGCGCGACTACCTCTCCACCTTCATGAAGGTCGGCACGATCGCGCTGCTCGCGCTGGGCGTGGTCATCGCGATGCCCACCCTGAAGATGCCCGCGGTCACCGACTTCGCCGCGCGCGGCGACGGCCCGGTCTTCGCCGGATCGATGTTCCCGTTCGTCTTCATCACCATCGCGTGCGGGGCGCTGTCCGGCTTCCACTCCCTGGTCTCCTCGGGCACCACCCCGAAGATGATCCAGAAGGAGACCCAGGTCCGGGTCATCGGCTACGGCGCGATGCTCACCGAGTCCTTCGTCGCCATCATGGCGATGATCGCGGCCTCCATCATCGACCCCGGCCTGTTCTTCGCCGTGAACTCCCCGCCGGGGGTCATCGGCACCACGGTCGAAACCGCCTCGGCGGCGGTGACGAACTTCGGCTTCGCCATCTCCCCGGAGGCCCTCGCTCAGGCGGCGAAGGACGTCGAGGAGGCCAGCCTGCTCTCCCGTACGGGTGGCGCCCCGACGTTCGCACTCGGAATGGCGGAGATCTTCTCGGCCGTCATCGGCGGCGCCGGGATGAAGGCCTTCTGGTACCACTTCGCCATCATGTTCGAGGCCCTGTTCATTCTGACGACGGTGGACGCGGGCACCCGCGTCGGGCGGTTCATGCTCCAGGACACCCTGGGCAACGTGCACAAGTCCTTCCGGAACGTCAGCTGGAAGCCGGGCGTGTGGCTCGCGAGCGCGATCGTCGTCGGCGGCTGGGGCTACTTCCTGTGGGTGGGCATCAAGGACCCGCTGGGCGGCATCAACCAGCTCTTCCCGCTGTTCGGCATCGCGAACCAGCTGCTCGCGGCGGTCGCCCTGGCCGTCTGCACCACGCTGCTGGTCAAGTCCGGGCGGCTGAAGTGGGCCTGGGTGACGGGCGTCCCGCTGGCCTGGGACGTGGCGGTCACGCTGACCGCGAGCTACCAGAAGATCTTCTCGGAGGACGTGAAGGTCGGCTTCTTCGCGCAGCGCGACAAGTACCAGGCCGGCATCGACGCGGACAAGGTCCTGCCGCCCGCGAAGAACATGGGCGAGATGCACACCGTGGTCACCAACGCCACGGTGGACGGCGTGCTGTCGGTGCTGTTCGCGGTCCTGATCATCATCGTGCTGCTGGACGCGGCCCGGACCTGCTTCAAGGCCATCAGCAACCCGGAGTCCGTGAAGCTGTCCGAGGCCCCGTGGACCGAGTCGAAGATCGTCGCCCCGGCCGGGCTGATCCCGACCCCCGAGGAGCGCGCGGAACTCGCGGCGGCCGGGCTCGACTCGGGCGGCGGCGCGGTGAAGGAGCCGGTGTCCTCATGA
- the def gene encoding peptide deformylase, whose product MAQQENEVVESEVNDGYVVDTEDCAERELAHRERGTARPITVVGNPVLHRECKDVTEFGGELAQLIDDMFASQKAAEGVGLAANQIGVDAKVFVYDCPDDDGNRHTGVVINPKLVELPAGARVLDDSNEGCLSVPTAYASLARPDYAEVEGQDAQGNPIKVRGTGYFARCLQHETDHLYGYLYIDRLSKRDRKDALRQMEEGTPRYETVPNG is encoded by the coding sequence ATGGCTCAGCAGGAGAACGAGGTTGTCGAGTCCGAGGTGAACGACGGGTACGTCGTGGACACCGAGGACTGTGCGGAGCGCGAGCTCGCCCACCGCGAGCGCGGCACCGCCCGCCCCATCACGGTGGTCGGCAACCCGGTCCTGCACCGGGAGTGCAAGGACGTCACGGAGTTCGGCGGCGAACTGGCCCAGCTGATCGACGACATGTTCGCCAGCCAGAAGGCCGCCGAGGGCGTGGGCCTGGCCGCGAACCAGATCGGCGTGGACGCCAAGGTCTTCGTCTACGACTGCCCGGACGACGACGGCAACCGGCACACCGGTGTCGTCATCAACCCGAAGCTCGTGGAGCTGCCCGCGGGCGCGCGCGTGCTGGACGACTCGAACGAGGGCTGCCTGTCGGTCCCGACGGCCTACGCCTCCCTCGCCCGCCCGGACTACGCCGAGGTCGAGGGCCAGGACGCGCAGGGCAACCCGATCAAGGTGCGAGGCACCGGCTACTTCGCTCGCTGCCTCCAGCACGAGACCGACCACCTGTACGGGTACCTGTACATCGACCGGCTCTCGAAGCGGGACCGCAAGGACGCCCTGCGGCAGATGGAAGAGGGCACCCCGCGGTACGAGACCGTCCCGAACGGCTGA
- a CDS encoding ribonucleotide-diphosphate reductase subunit beta, producing the protein MSSNDTKNLLDPGFELTLRPMRYPDFYERYRDAIKNTWTVEEVDLHSDVADLAKLTPSEQHMIGRLVAFFATGDSIVSNNLVLTLYKHINSPEARLYLSRQLFEEAVHVQFYLTLLDTYLPNPDDRAAAFDAVEEIPSIREKAQFCFKWINEVEKLDRLETAADRRRFLLNLICFAACIEGLFFYGAFAYVYWFRSRGLLHGLATGTNWVFRDETMHMNFAFEVVDTVRKEEPELFDDALQQQVTDMLKEAVEAELQFGRDLCGDGLPGMNTESMREYLECVADQRLVRLGFPPVYGSQNPFSFMELQGVQELTNFFERRPSAYQVAVEGTVDLDEDF; encoded by the coding sequence ATGAGCTCCAACGACACCAAGAACCTCCTGGACCCGGGCTTCGAGCTCACGCTCCGCCCCATGCGCTACCCGGACTTCTACGAGCGCTACCGGGACGCGATCAAGAACACGTGGACGGTGGAGGAGGTCGACCTCCACTCGGACGTCGCCGACCTCGCGAAGCTGACGCCCTCCGAGCAGCACATGATCGGCCGGCTGGTCGCGTTCTTCGCGACGGGCGACTCGATCGTCTCGAACAACCTGGTGCTGACGCTCTACAAGCACATCAACTCCCCGGAGGCGCGCCTGTACCTGTCGCGCCAGCTGTTCGAGGAGGCCGTGCACGTCCAGTTCTATCTGACGCTGCTCGACACCTACCTGCCCAACCCGGACGACCGCGCGGCCGCGTTCGACGCGGTCGAGGAGATCCCGTCGATCCGCGAGAAGGCGCAGTTCTGCTTCAAGTGGATCAACGAGGTCGAGAAGCTGGACCGGCTGGAGACGGCTGCCGACCGCCGCCGCTTCCTGCTGAACCTGATCTGCTTCGCGGCGTGCATCGAGGGCCTGTTCTTCTACGGTGCCTTCGCGTACGTGTACTGGTTCCGGTCCCGCGGCCTGCTGCACGGCCTGGCGACCGGCACCAACTGGGTGTTCCGCGACGAGACCATGCACATGAACTTCGCCTTCGAGGTCGTGGACACGGTCCGCAAGGAGGAGCCGGAGCTCTTCGACGACGCCCTCCAGCAGCAGGTCACCGACATGCTGAAGGAAGCCGTCGAGGCGGAGCTGCAGTTCGGCCGCGACCTGTGCGGTGACGGCCTGCCGGGCATGAACACCGAGTCGATGCGCGAGTACCTGGAGTGCGTCGCGGACCAGCGTCTGGTGCGCCTCGGCTTCCCGCCGGTGTACGGCTCGCAGAACCCGTTCTCCTTCATGGAGCTGCAGGGCGTCCAGGAGCTGACGAACTTCTTCGAGCGCCGTCCGTCGGCCTACCAGGTCGCGGTCGAGGGCACGGTCGACCTGGACGAGGACTTCTAG
- a CDS encoding YbdD/YjiX family protein, whose product MSGLRGALAKAWFYLREFSGEAAYDRYVAHARSHDPAAPVLTRRAFERARTDSREADPREGFRCC is encoded by the coding sequence ATGAGCGGCCTGCGCGGGGCCCTGGCTAAGGCCTGGTTCTACCTGCGGGAGTTCTCGGGCGAGGCGGCGTACGACCGGTACGTGGCACACGCCCGCTCCCACGACCCGGCCGCGCCGGTCCTGACCCGGCGCGCCTTCGAACGCGCCCGTACGGACTCCCGCGAGGCCGACCCCCGCGAGGGCTTCCGCTGCTGCTGA
- a CDS encoding ribonucleoside-diphosphate reductase subunit alpha, translating into MTIAPSAPRAESISGDNTEGPGATLLRTLTELTADLPDTDPGRVAASALRGRSAAADEAELRGLATEAAAGLISEDPAYSRLAARLLTLAVRDEASGQGSTSFSASVAVGHREGLIADRTAEFVKTHAARLDALVEHTLAEGADDRFGFFGLRTLHSRYLLRHPITRQVIETPQYFMLRVACGLAADESVQAVEEVASLYRLMSRLDYLPSSPTLFNSGTRHPQMSSCYLLDSPLDELDSIYDRYHQVARLSKHAGGIGLSYSRIRARGSLIRGTNGHSNGIVPFLKTLDASVAAVNQGGRRKGAAAVYLETWHADIEEFLELRDNTGEDQRRTHNLNLAHWVPDEFMRRVNADADWSLFSPADVPELVDLWGDDFDAAYRKAEADGLARKTMPARDLYGRMMRTLAQTGQGWMTFKDASNRTANQTAEPGTVVHSSNLCTEIIEVTNDGETAVCNLGSVNLGAFVLDGGIDWERLDETVRTAVTFLDRVVDINFYPTEQAGRSNARWRPVGLGAMGLQDVFFKLKLPFDSPEAKALSTKLSERIMLAAYEASCDLAERSGPLPAWEQTRTARGVLHPDHYAVELNWPERWDALRARVAKTGMRNSLLLAIAPTATIASIAGVYECIEPQVSNLFKRETLSGEFLQVNGYLVEELKQLGVWDAQTREALRESSGSVQGFGWIPAEVRNLYRTAWEIPQRGLIDMAAARTPFLDQSQSLNLFLETPTIGKLSSMYAYAWKQGLKTTYYLRSRPATKIARAASGSAVPAAATPLPQAVDADALACSLENPESCEACQ; encoded by the coding sequence GTGACCATCGCGCCTTCCGCACCGCGCGCCGAGTCCATTTCTGGCGACAACACCGAGGGCCCGGGGGCCACGCTGCTGCGTACCCTCACGGAGCTGACGGCGGATCTCCCCGACACCGACCCCGGCCGGGTCGCGGCCTCCGCGCTGCGCGGCCGCAGCGCCGCCGCCGACGAGGCCGAGCTGCGCGGGCTCGCCACCGAGGCCGCCGCCGGACTGATCTCCGAGGACCCGGCCTACTCCCGGCTCGCCGCCCGGCTGCTGACGCTGGCCGTCCGCGACGAGGCCTCGGGCCAGGGCTCCACCTCCTTCTCGGCCTCCGTCGCCGTAGGCCACCGCGAGGGGCTGATCGCCGACCGCACGGCCGAGTTCGTGAAGACCCACGCGGCCCGCCTGGACGCGCTGGTCGAGCACACCCTCGCCGAGGGCGCCGACGACCGCTTCGGCTTCTTCGGCCTGCGCACCCTGCACAGCCGCTACCTGCTGCGCCACCCGATCACCCGTCAGGTCATCGAGACCCCGCAGTACTTCATGCTGCGCGTGGCCTGTGGCCTCGCCGCGGACGAGAGCGTCCAGGCCGTCGAGGAAGTGGCCTCGCTGTACCGGCTGATGAGCCGCCTCGACTACCTGCCGTCCTCCCCCACGCTCTTCAACTCCGGCACCCGGCACCCGCAGATGTCTTCCTGCTACCTGCTGGACTCCCCGCTGGACGAGCTGGACTCGATCTACGACCGCTACCACCAGGTCGCCCGCCTCTCCAAGCACGCCGGCGGCATCGGCCTGTCGTACTCCCGCATCCGCGCCCGCGGTTCGCTGATCCGCGGCACCAACGGCCACTCCAACGGCATCGTGCCGTTCCTGAAGACGCTGGACGCCTCCGTCGCCGCCGTGAACCAGGGCGGCCGCCGCAAGGGCGCCGCCGCGGTCTACCTGGAGACCTGGCACGCGGACATCGAGGAGTTCCTGGAGCTGCGCGACAACACCGGTGAGGACCAGCGCCGTACGCACAACCTGAACCTCGCCCACTGGGTGCCGGACGAGTTCATGCGCCGCGTGAACGCCGACGCCGACTGGTCGCTGTTCTCCCCGGCCGACGTGCCCGAGCTCGTCGACCTGTGGGGTGACGACTTCGACGCCGCCTACCGCAAGGCCGAGGCGGACGGCCTGGCCCGCAAGACCATGCCCGCCCGCGACCTGTACGGCCGGATGATGCGCACCCTCGCGCAGACCGGCCAGGGCTGGATGACCTTCAAGGACGCCTCCAACCGCACGGCGAACCAGACCGCCGAGCCGGGCACCGTCGTGCACTCCTCGAACCTGTGCACCGAGATCATCGAGGTCACCAACGACGGCGAGACGGCCGTCTGCAACCTCGGCTCGGTCAACCTCGGCGCGTTCGTGCTCGACGGCGGGATCGACTGGGAGCGCCTGGACGAGACCGTCCGCACCGCGGTGACCTTCCTCGACCGCGTGGTGGACATCAACTTCTACCCGACCGAGCAGGCCGGCCGCTCCAACGCCCGCTGGCGCCCGGTGGGCCTGGGCGCGATGGGCCTCCAGGACGTCTTCTTCAAGCTGAAGCTGCCCTTCGACTCCCCCGAGGCGAAGGCCCTTTCCACCAAGCTCTCCGAGCGCATCATGCTGGCCGCGTACGAGGCCTCCTGCGACCTGGCCGAGCGCAGCGGCCCGCTGCCGGCCTGGGAGCAGACCCGCACCGCTCGCGGCGTCCTGCACCCGGACCACTACGCCGTGGAGCTGAACTGGCCGGAGCGCTGGGACGCGCTGCGCGCCCGGGTCGCGAAGACCGGCATGCGCAACTCCCTGCTGCTGGCCATCGCCCCGACGGCGACGATCGCCTCGATCGCGGGCGTGTACGAGTGCATCGAGCCGCAGGTCTCCAACCTCTTCAAGCGCGAGACGCTCAGCGGTGAGTTCCTCCAGGTCAACGGCTACCTGGTGGAGGAGCTGAAGCAGCTCGGCGTGTGGGACGCCCAGACCCGCGAGGCGCTGCGCGAGTCCAGCGGCTCGGTCCAGGGCTTCGGCTGGATCCCGGCCGAGGTCCGCAACCTGTACCGGACGGCGTGGGAGATCCCGCAGCGCGGTCTGATCGACATGGCGGCGGCCCGTACCCCGTTCCTCGACCAGTCGCAGTCGCTGAACCTGTTCCTGGAGACGCCCACCATCGGCAAGCTCTCCTCGATGTACGCGTACGCCTGGAAGCAGGGCCTGAAGACCACGTACTACCTGCGTTCGCGCCCGGCGACGAAGATCGCCCGCGCCGCTTCCGGCAGCGCCGTCCCCGCCGCCGCGACCCCCCTCCCGCAGGCCGTCGACGCCGACGCGCTGGCCTGCTCCCTTGAGAACCCCGAGTCCTGCGAGGCCTGCCAGTAA